The following coding sequences lie in one Mycobacterium sp. Z3061 genomic window:
- a CDS encoding KasA/KasB family beta-ketoacyl-ACP synthase, with amino-acid sequence MTALRTGEGFPDVVVTGVASTTSLAPDAEETWQQLLQGSSGIRKLDKDFVTEFDSPIRIGGPLREDLDEQFGRVELRRFAFMQKLSAVVSRRLWEQAGSPEVDTNRLMVSVGLGLGSTEDIPLWHNIWKVKGLKAISPISVQKYMPNAPAAVIGLDREAKAGVETSVMADASGTAAIAQAWQNIVLGEADMAICGGVETVIEAVPMATFWQLGMLSTNNDDPTGACRPFDRHRDGMVLAEGGAMLLVETEEHAKARGAPVLARLMGAAITSDGCDAVMPDPRGERAGDAIARAIHLAGLAPSDIDLVKAHAVGTTFGDSAEARAIRRALGDHSPAVYAPKAALGNSLGAAGAVEAVLTVQALRDQIVPPTLNFTESDPEIDLDVVAGEARRGNYRYAVAESFGLGGNNVAVVFGAA; translated from the coding sequence ATGACCGCGTTGAGAACGGGCGAGGGGTTCCCAGACGTCGTCGTCACCGGGGTGGCGTCCACGACGTCACTCGCGCCGGATGCCGAGGAGACCTGGCAGCAACTGCTGCAGGGCAGTAGCGGAATTCGTAAATTGGACAAAGATTTCGTCACCGAATTCGACTCACCGATACGTATCGGCGGTCCGTTGCGCGAAGACCTGGACGAGCAATTCGGTCGCGTCGAGCTGCGCCGGTTCGCATTCATGCAGAAACTGTCCGCGGTGGTGAGCCGGCGGCTGTGGGAGCAGGCCGGATCGCCCGAAGTCGATACCAACCGGCTGATGGTGTCGGTCGGTCTGGGCCTGGGCAGCACCGAGGACATTCCGCTCTGGCACAACATCTGGAAGGTGAAAGGCCTCAAGGCGATCTCGCCGATCTCGGTGCAGAAGTACATGCCGAACGCGCCCGCCGCCGTGATCGGGCTCGACCGTGAGGCCAAGGCCGGCGTCGAGACGTCGGTGATGGCCGACGCGTCGGGTACCGCGGCCATCGCTCAGGCCTGGCAGAACATCGTCCTCGGAGAGGCCGACATGGCGATCTGCGGCGGCGTGGAGACGGTTATCGAGGCCGTGCCTATGGCGACGTTCTGGCAACTGGGCATGCTGTCCACCAACAACGACGACCCGACCGGAGCCTGCCGGCCGTTCGACAGGCACCGCGACGGCATGGTGTTGGCGGAAGGCGGCGCGATGCTGCTGGTCGAAACCGAGGAGCATGCCAAGGCACGGGGCGCGCCCGTCCTGGCCCGGCTGATGGGTGCCGCCATCACGTCGGACGGATGCGACGCCGTGATGCCGGACCCGCGCGGCGAGCGCGCCGGTGACGCGATTGCCCGGGCGATCCACCTGGCCGGACTGGCCCCGAGCGACATCGACCTCGTCAAGGCGCACGCCGTCGGCACCACGTTCGGCGATTCAGCCGAGGCGCGCGCCATCCGCCGGGCACTGGGTGACCACTCACCGGCGGTGTACGCGCCCAAGGCGGCGCTGGGCAATTCACTGGGTGCGGCCGGCGCGGTCGAGGCCGTGCTCACGGTCCAGGCTTTGCGGGACCAAATCGTGCCGCCCACTTTAAATTTCACGGAATCCGATCCCGAGATCGATCTCGACGTGGTGGCCGGTGAGGCACGTCGCGGGAATTACCGCTATGCCGTCGCGGAGTCGTTCGGCTTGGGCGGAAACAACGTCGCAGTGGTCTTCGGCGCGGCCTGA
- the ctaD gene encoding cytochrome c oxidase subunit I, translated as MSIAEPQAAQLTARRPFPARLGPRGNLIYKLVTTTDHKLIGIMYVVTCFTMFFIGGLLALMMRAELAAPGLQFLSNEQYNQLFTMHGTIMLLLYATPIVFGFANLVLPLQIGAPDVAFPRLNALSFWLFLFGGLIVLAGFITPGGAAEFGWTAYTPLSDAVHSPGAGGDLWITGLIIAGLGTILGAVNMITTVVCMRAPGMTMFRMPIFTWNILVTSVLVLIAFPLLTAALFGLAADRHLGAHIYDPANGGVLLWQHVFWFFGHPEVYIVALPFFGIVTEIFPVFSRKPIFGYTTLVYATLSIAALSVAVWAHHMFATGAVLLPFFSFMTYLIAVPTGIKFFNWIGTMWKGQLTFETPMLFSIGFLLTFLLGGLTGVMLASPPLDFHVTDSYFVVAHFHYVLFGTIVFATYAGTYFWFPKMTGRLLDERLGKLHFWLTFIGFNTTFLVQHWLGDMGMPRRYADYLATDNFQGLNIVSTVGAFILGLSMFPFVWNVFKSWRYGEVVTVDDPWGYGNSLEWATSCPPPRHNFTELPRIRSERPAFELHYPHMVKRIREEAHIGRAHGPKDKDVTRVDDVEVRS; from the coding sequence ATGTCGATCGCGGAGCCGCAGGCTGCCCAGCTCACCGCACGTCGTCCCTTCCCGGCCCGGCTCGGCCCCAGGGGCAACCTGATCTACAAGCTCGTCACCACCACCGATCACAAACTGATCGGCATCATGTACGTCGTCACCTGCTTCACGATGTTCTTCATCGGTGGACTCCTGGCCCTGATGATGCGCGCCGAACTGGCCGCGCCCGGCCTGCAGTTCCTGTCGAACGAGCAATACAACCAGCTCTTCACCATGCACGGCACGATCATGCTGCTGCTGTATGCCACCCCGATCGTGTTCGGCTTCGCCAACCTGGTGCTGCCGCTCCAGATCGGTGCGCCCGACGTGGCGTTCCCGCGCCTGAACGCCCTGTCGTTCTGGCTGTTCCTGTTCGGCGGGCTGATCGTGCTCGCGGGCTTCATCACACCCGGCGGCGCGGCGGAGTTCGGCTGGACCGCCTACACCCCGCTCAGTGACGCCGTCCACTCTCCGGGCGCCGGTGGCGATCTGTGGATCACCGGTCTGATCATCGCCGGTCTGGGCACCATCCTGGGCGCGGTCAACATGATCACCACCGTCGTGTGCATGCGCGCACCGGGCATGACGATGTTCCGGATGCCGATCTTCACCTGGAACATCCTGGTGACCTCGGTGCTGGTGCTGATCGCCTTCCCACTGCTGACGGCGGCGCTGTTCGGCCTGGCCGCCGACCGGCACCTCGGCGCCCACATCTACGACCCCGCCAACGGCGGAGTTCTGCTGTGGCAGCACGTGTTCTGGTTCTTCGGACACCCGGAGGTCTACATCGTGGCACTGCCGTTCTTCGGCATTGTCACCGAGATCTTCCCGGTCTTTTCACGCAAGCCGATCTTCGGGTACACCACGCTGGTCTACGCGACGCTGTCGATCGCGGCCTTGTCAGTAGCGGTGTGGGCGCACCACATGTTCGCCACCGGAGCCGTTCTGCTGCCGTTCTTCTCGTTCATGACGTATCTGATCGCGGTGCCGACCGGAATCAAGTTCTTCAACTGGATCGGCACCATGTGGAAGGGCCAGTTGACCTTCGAGACGCCGATGCTTTTCTCCATCGGCTTTCTGCTCACCTTCCTGCTGGGCGGGCTGACCGGAGTGATGCTGGCCAGCCCGCCGCTTGACTTCCACGTGACGGACAGCTATTTCGTGGTCGCCCACTTCCATTACGTCCTGTTCGGCACCATCGTGTTCGCCACCTACGCGGGGACGTATTTCTGGTTCCCGAAGATGACGGGTCGACTCCTTGACGAGCGGCTGGGCAAACTGCACTTCTGGTTGACCTTCATCGGGTTCAACACCACGTTCCTGGTGCAGCACTGGCTGGGCGATATGGGCATGCCGCGTCGCTACGCCGACTATCTGGCGACCGACAATTTTCAGGGGCTGAACATCGTCTCCACCGTCGGGGCCTTCATCCTGGGATTGTCGATGTTTCCGTTCGTGTGGAACGTCTTCAAGAGCTGGCGCTACGGCGAGGTGGTGACCGTCGACGACCCGTGGGGTTACGGCAACTCGCTGGAGTGGGCGACCAGCTGCCCGCCGCCACGGCACAACTTCACCGAGCTGCCCCGAATCCGTTCGGAGCGCCCGGCTTTCGAGTTGCACTACCCGCACATGGTCAAGCGCATACGTGAAGAAGCGCACATCGGGCGTGCGCACGGCCCTAAAGACAAAGACGTCACCAGAGTCGACGACGTCGAGGTGCGCTCCTGA
- a CDS encoding DUF5933 domain-containing protein — MFTGDLRSVQWRSQAARLWGPTAVVLIAAVVIGLQITATGAGFVGPLRSLAGDYFGTPTSATVPWVGLGVAMVGLSRRYRVWSLSVAVALDVVLAVLRVARGGAWTVGNGPLIVLTGLAVIVGWRRWARDEQGTALRGVAFGLLLVIATKVGDSWLRITAILRPVVLDEYALLADHALAQPSWLLGRLLHAGGPVLNAAFHWVYIELPVAAMVVAIYQLRNVSIGGWPRHFLIPTFLVLGLIGPLIYVFFPLVGPDFAFGSEGRGFEIGDFWPHAVPRINLSPRAIAFDGSTPRNCMPSMHTAWALAVFLHSRGGPRWLRMGGALWLVCTVAATLGFGYHYGVDLLAGGLLCLTVESALREPVRDRVGWRIGMTAFGAAFLVALLVCCRYFASEMARYAVPFGVLIIGTLVAFSTAFYVTYFARPAMPAEDRSLPVRGVFVRQGSSAVS; from the coding sequence GTGTTCACCGGCGACCTGCGAAGCGTGCAATGGCGCTCTCAGGCGGCCCGCCTGTGGGGGCCGACCGCCGTCGTGCTCATCGCCGCCGTGGTGATCGGCCTGCAGATCACGGCCACCGGTGCGGGGTTCGTGGGTCCGCTGCGCAGCCTGGCCGGCGACTATTTCGGCACCCCGACATCGGCCACCGTGCCGTGGGTGGGCCTGGGTGTGGCCATGGTCGGGCTATCCCGCCGGTACCGGGTCTGGTCGCTGTCGGTGGCGGTGGCGCTCGATGTCGTTCTCGCGGTGCTGAGGGTGGCGCGCGGCGGTGCCTGGACGGTCGGCAACGGTCCGCTGATCGTGCTCACCGGCTTGGCGGTGATCGTCGGGTGGCGGCGCTGGGCCAGGGACGAACAGGGCACGGCCCTGCGGGGAGTCGCTTTCGGTCTGCTGCTCGTCATCGCCACCAAAGTCGGCGACAGTTGGTTGCGTATCACCGCGATCCTGCGGCCGGTTGTCCTGGACGAGTACGCACTGCTGGCCGATCACGCTCTCGCGCAACCGTCGTGGCTGCTGGGCCGGCTCCTGCACGCGGGCGGCCCTGTTCTCAATGCGGCGTTTCACTGGGTGTACATCGAATTGCCCGTCGCGGCAATGGTGGTCGCGATCTATCAATTGCGCAACGTCAGCATCGGCGGCTGGCCGCGGCACTTTCTGATCCCGACATTCCTGGTGCTCGGCCTGATCGGGCCGCTGATCTACGTGTTCTTCCCGTTGGTCGGCCCGGACTTCGCCTTTGGAAGCGAGGGCCGGGGATTCGAAATCGGCGACTTCTGGCCGCACGCCGTGCCGCGGATCAATCTGTCGCCCAGAGCAATTGCCTTCGACGGGTCGACTCCACGCAACTGCATGCCCTCGATGCACACGGCGTGGGCGCTGGCGGTGTTCCTGCACTCCCGTGGGGGACCACGCTGGCTGCGGATGGGCGGCGCGCTGTGGCTGGTCTGCACCGTCGCGGCGACCCTCGGCTTCGGGTACCACTACGGCGTCGATCTGCTGGCGGGCGGATTGCTCTGCCTGACGGTGGAATCGGCGCTACGGGAGCCGGTGCGCGACCGGGTCGGGTGGCGAATAGGAATGACGGCTTTTGGAGCCGCATTTCTGGTTGCGCTGCTGGTGTGTTGCCGGTACTTCGCGTCGGAGATGGCGCGCTACGCGGTGCCGTTCGGCGTGCTCATCATCGGCACGCTGGTGGCATTCAGCACCGCTTTCTACGTGACGTATTTCGCCCGGCCGGCCATGCCGGCCGAGGACCGAAGTCTGCCGGTACGGGGCGTCTTCGTACGTCAGGGTTCCTCGGCTGTGTCCTGA
- a CDS encoding FAD-dependent oxidoreductase, with amino-acid sequence MRDSTVAVVGAGLSGLTAARELHRRGIDVIVLEAADRVGGRVLGRTSALGSRFDLGGQWIGHDHHLVPELAAELGVTMFPMHTGTLPTVIDGERRVSPLGPSMLVSALALAGIGVLARVGAPARLNASTLDRWLSRVPGRTARRLLEVVALISWTGDLDRLSVRAATDMIRYQGGLLTILGTKGGAQESLLVESAGALVERLAAELGPRVCTGHRVTSIVCGDRVLVRTASGDVQADKAIVTPPPPVASRIAFEPALPPNLVALQRNTYMGSVYKAVAVYHRPFWRERGGGEFIVLDRPGSAVFDTTAPGGPGHLCVLVGGPDARELSALDAAARREAVLRPLVPHIGREVLEPADWQEKSWHLDEFVEGGYVALPKPGTTEGFVPMPCGPVGDIHWGGSETATGHPGYLDGAIEAGRRAAAEVIAAL; translated from the coding sequence ATGCGGGACTCGACGGTGGCGGTGGTGGGCGCCGGACTGTCCGGACTGACCGCGGCGCGTGAGCTGCATCGGCGGGGCATCGACGTGATCGTCCTCGAAGCGGCCGATCGGGTGGGCGGACGCGTGCTGGGCCGGACCAGTGCGCTGGGATCGCGTTTCGACCTGGGCGGGCAGTGGATCGGCCACGACCACCACCTGGTCCCGGAGCTGGCCGCCGAACTCGGGGTGACAATGTTCCCGATGCACACCGGGACCCTGCCCACCGTGATCGACGGGGAGCGGCGGGTCTCACCACTGGGGCCCTCGATGCTCGTCTCGGCACTGGCTTTGGCCGGGATCGGCGTGCTGGCGCGGGTCGGAGCACCGGCCAGACTCAACGCGTCGACCCTCGACCGCTGGCTGAGCAGGGTGCCGGGTCGCACCGCTCGGCGACTGCTCGAGGTGGTGGCCCTGATCTCGTGGACCGGGGACCTCGACCGGCTGTCGGTGCGCGCCGCCACGGACATGATCCGCTACCAGGGAGGCCTGTTGACGATTCTGGGCACCAAAGGCGGCGCCCAGGAATCGTTGCTGGTTGAGAGCGCCGGGGCGCTGGTCGAGCGGTTGGCGGCAGAGTTGGGCCCGCGGGTGTGTACCGGACATCGGGTGACCTCGATCGTGTGTGGCGATCGGGTGCTGGTGCGCACGGCGTCGGGCGACGTGCAGGCCGACAAGGCGATCGTCACGCCGCCGCCGCCGGTGGCTTCCCGGATCGCGTTCGAGCCCGCGCTACCCCCGAATCTCGTTGCTTTGCAGCGCAATACATATATGGGGTCGGTGTACAAGGCGGTCGCGGTCTATCACCGGCCGTTCTGGCGAGAGCGGGGCGGCGGAGAGTTCATCGTCCTGGACAGACCGGGCAGCGCGGTCTTCGACACCACCGCGCCAGGCGGGCCGGGCCATCTGTGTGTGCTGGTCGGCGGTCCCGACGCACGCGAGCTGTCCGCGTTGGACGCCGCGGCGCGCCGCGAGGCCGTGCTGAGACCGCTGGTGCCGCACATCGGCCGGGAAGTGCTGGAGCCGGCCGACTGGCAGGAGAAGTCCTGGCACCTCGACGAATTCGTCGAAGGCGGCTATGTGGCGCTGCCGAAACCCGGCACCACCGAGGGATTCGTGCCGATGCCGTGCGGGCCGGTCGGCGACATCCATTGGGGTGGATCGGAAACCGCCACTGGGCATCCCGGGTATCTGGATGGGGCGATCGAAGCCGGCCGGCGGGCCGCCGCCGAAGTGATCGCCGCCCTATAG
- a CDS encoding TetR/AcrR family transcriptional regulator, producing the protein MAYVRVERRQEEIVAAAVRVLSDVGVPGTTLRAVAAEAGIPLGTLHYVFPTKDLLLRAVITAVIDDVVSAVRPGLQPDRGVAHALRESMTMFWSKLVEREIGLQVMQYELAMYSVRTEGAGGLAQLQYHRYTELVSTLFEQAARTAGERCAVDFPTLGRLTLAVLDGLIVQYVASTDAARARHDLERAVDMLVMFADPQPVKGAR; encoded by the coding sequence ATGGCATACGTGCGGGTGGAACGTCGCCAGGAAGAGATCGTGGCCGCCGCGGTCCGGGTATTGAGCGACGTCGGGGTTCCGGGCACGACTCTGCGCGCGGTGGCAGCCGAGGCCGGCATCCCGCTCGGCACGTTGCACTATGTGTTTCCGACGAAGGACCTGCTGTTGCGCGCGGTCATCACGGCGGTCATCGACGACGTGGTGTCGGCCGTGCGGCCCGGCCTGCAGCCTGACCGCGGGGTCGCGCACGCGCTGCGGGAGAGCATGACCATGTTCTGGAGCAAGCTGGTCGAGCGTGAGATCGGACTGCAGGTCATGCAATATGAGCTGGCCATGTATTCGGTGCGCACCGAAGGCGCGGGCGGTCTGGCCCAGTTGCAGTACCACCGGTATACCGAGCTGGTCAGCACGCTGTTCGAGCAAGCTGCACGGACGGCCGGCGAGCGGTGCGCCGTGGATTTCCCGACGCTCGGCCGGTTGACGCTGGCAGTGCTGGACGGCCTGATCGTGCAGTACGTGGCCAGCACCGACGCCGCCCGCGCCCGGCATGATCTCGAACGCGCCGTCGACATGCTGGTGATGTTCGCCGACCCGCAGCCGGTCAAAGGGGCACGGTGA
- a CDS encoding wax ester/triacylglycerol synthase family O-acyltransferase: MKRLTGVDALMLYTETPEIHMHTLKIGILDVSNMERDYDFEIFREVGYQRLMALEPLRYQLLDIPLKLHHPMWLVNEDIDLDYHVRRARVPAPGGRRELDELIGHIASTPLRRDHPLWEMYVAEGLADNRIAIIHKVHHVLADGKASANQMAQALSPHQPEPRRLPRELPTRSHLLKEAAKDHAGLIRKLPRLLGETASGVSRVRRRSKERGPTPDLARNFAPPPCFINHRVSPGRRFATAPLALADVKETSKHLGVTLNDVVLATVAGALRRLLLRYDGQADVPLIAGVPVSYNPAPDRMAGNEFTYMTPSLPVHVEDPMQRVRLTAMATRIAKENHQLLGPTVLPAWMSYLPTGLAPRMFRAQARRMESASVMNLVVSNVPGPRERGCIEGATLTEIYSVGPIVAGSGMNITVWSYVDQFAISVLTDDRTLDDPHEATDALIDAFRELRSAAGLSEDLTPLEASLPLAAALG, translated from the coding sequence GTGAAGCGACTCACTGGTGTGGACGCCCTGATGCTGTACACCGAGACACCCGAGATTCACATGCACACGCTGAAGATCGGCATCCTCGACGTGTCAAACATGGAGCGGGACTACGACTTTGAGATCTTCCGCGAGGTGGGTTACCAACGGCTGATGGCGCTCGAGCCGCTGCGGTACCAGTTGCTGGACATCCCGCTGAAGTTGCACCACCCCATGTGGCTGGTCAACGAAGACATCGACCTCGACTATCACGTACGCCGCGCGCGGGTGCCGGCGCCGGGCGGGCGACGAGAGCTCGACGAGTTGATCGGCCACATCGCGAGCACACCGTTGCGCCGCGATCACCCGTTGTGGGAGATGTACGTCGCCGAGGGGCTGGCCGACAACCGGATTGCCATCATTCACAAGGTCCACCACGTACTGGCCGACGGCAAGGCTTCGGCGAACCAGATGGCTCAGGCGCTGTCGCCGCACCAGCCCGAACCCCGGCGGTTGCCACGCGAACTGCCGACCCGCTCGCACCTGCTCAAGGAGGCCGCCAAAGATCACGCGGGCCTGATCCGCAAGCTGCCGCGCCTGCTCGGCGAGACGGCCTCGGGGGTCTCCCGGGTGCGCCGCCGATCGAAGGAGCGGGGTCCCACCCCCGACCTCGCCCGCAACTTCGCCCCGCCGCCGTGCTTCATCAACCACCGGGTCAGTCCCGGTCGCCGGTTCGCCACCGCGCCGTTGGCGTTGGCCGACGTCAAGGAGACCAGCAAGCATCTCGGCGTCACGCTCAACGACGTCGTGCTGGCCACCGTGGCCGGGGCACTGCGCCGACTGCTGTTGCGCTACGACGGCCAGGCCGATGTCCCGCTGATCGCCGGGGTGCCGGTGAGTTACAACCCGGCACCAGACCGCATGGCGGGCAACGAATTCACCTACATGACGCCGTCACTGCCGGTGCATGTCGAAGACCCGATGCAACGAGTTCGGCTGACGGCCATGGCAACCAGGATCGCGAAGGAGAATCACCAGCTGCTCGGCCCCACCGTGCTGCCCGCCTGGATGTCCTATCTCCCGACAGGGTTGGCGCCGCGCATGTTTCGGGCCCAGGCCCGACGCATGGAGTCCGCCAGCGTGATGAACCTGGTGGTGTCGAACGTGCCCGGGCCGCGCGAACGCGGCTGCATCGAGGGAGCGACGCTCACCGAGATCTATTCGGTGGGGCCGATCGTGGCGGGCAGCGGCATGAACATCACCGTGTGGAGTTACGTCGACCAATTCGCCATCTCGGTGCTGACCGACGATCGCACCCTGGACGATCCGCACGAGGCTACCGATGCGCTGATCGACGCGTTCCGTGAATTGCGGAGCGCTGCCGGGCTTTCCGAGGATCTCACGCCGCTCGAGGCCAGCCTGCCCCTGGCCGCGGCGCTGGGTTGA
- a CDS encoding DUF1345 domain-containing protein has protein sequence MGGEGWRRHVVIRLIVAGLVGAAAVLLFVTTSGWAFAPSVGWIAAALVYLVWTWIVVLPMDAESTREHVVPEDPPTGWVIDVVILSASVASLAGVGHLLTAGSRAGVEKNIAAGTGVVCIAVAWCVVHTVFSIRYADVYYSNSAGGIDFGGSENPRFLDFFYLGFTIGMTYQVSDTTLQTGQLRRIALGQALLSYLFGAVILAVTINLVVGLSNS, from the coding sequence ATGGGCGGTGAGGGCTGGCGCAGGCATGTCGTCATCCGGCTGATCGTCGCGGGACTCGTCGGCGCCGCGGCGGTGTTGCTGTTCGTGACCACATCGGGATGGGCGTTCGCGCCGAGCGTGGGATGGATCGCCGCGGCGTTGGTGTATCTGGTGTGGACGTGGATTGTCGTGCTGCCCATGGACGCCGAGAGCACGCGCGAACACGTGGTGCCCGAGGATCCGCCGACCGGCTGGGTGATCGACGTGGTGATCCTCTCGGCGAGCGTGGCGAGTCTGGCCGGGGTAGGGCATCTGCTCACCGCCGGCTCCAGGGCGGGAGTGGAGAAGAATATCGCCGCGGGAACCGGGGTGGTGTGCATCGCCGTCGCGTGGTGCGTCGTCCACACCGTATTCAGCATCCGCTACGCCGACGTCTACTACTCGAACTCGGCCGGCGGCATTGACTTCGGCGGCAGCGAGAACCCCCGATTTCTGGATTTCTTCTACCTCGGATTCACCATCGGGATGACCTATCAGGTTTCCGACACCACACTGCAGACCGGCCAGCTGCGCCGCATCGCGCTCGGCCAGGCGCTGCTGTCCTACCTGTTCGGTGCGGTTATTCTGGCTGTCACTATCAATCTGGTTGTCGGACTGAGTAATTCATGA